The genomic stretch CCATGAGTTGGCAACCTGCTGAGATCCAGGCCCAGAATATTGGAACATGAATAGTGGGTATTTTTTATTAGGATCAAAGTTTTTAGGCTTCATGATCCATGCATTCATTTGATCACCTACCGCGTTCGGAATTGTGATGAATTCTTTTTCAACAAAATTATCTGCTTTTAATTTCTGAAGCTGATCGTTATTGTTTTGAAGTTCCTTCACAGTCTTACCACTTCCGTCTTTTAAAACATAAGTATAAGGTTTTGCAGCAGTAGAAGAAGTTTCAATAAAATAATTATAATTTTTGCTGAAATTCGCAGCATTATTTCCTTCTGCATTAGAAATCAGCTGAGATTTTCCGTTTTCAATATTTACTTTAGAAACCACCTTGTTGATACTTCCTTTTTCAGTAGTTTGGATATAAATTTCCTTAGATTTTGGATTGAAACCATAATAATCTGTTACTTCCCAGTTTCCTTTGGTAACCTGTTTCTTAAGCTTTCCATCTTTATCATACCAATATAAATGACGGTTGCCATCCCTTTCTGAAGCCCAAAGGAAAGAGTCATCATCAAGGAATTCAATGGTTGGACTGTCTGTTTCAATCCATTTATCATCCGTTTCAGTGAATAATTTCTGTACCGCACCCGTTTGAGTATTTACTTTTAAAATATCTGAAGCATTTTGAATTCTTTCTGATGTAATCAAAACCATTTCATCTGCTTTTGCCGTTTGGAAAACATTCGGGATATAGTAATTTTTGAAAGAACCCAAATTCAATGGAATTATTTTTTTAGAATCAAGACGGTATAGCTGTGCAGAGACTGTAGAGTTTTTTTCTCCCGCCTTAGGGTATTTATATCGCATTTCCACAGGATAAAGATTTTTTCCATAAATAGGAATATAAATCTCCGGAACCTGGCTTTCATCAGATTTTACAAATACAATCGCATCAGAATTCTTGGTCCATTCATACTGTTTCGCATGTCCAAATTCCTCCTCATATACCCAATCTGCCAAACCGTTAAGAATCATATTTTTCTTACCGTCAGTAGTAATCTGAGTAATTTTTCCGGATGCTAAATCCTGATAGAATAGATTATTATCTGAAATGAAGGCCACTTTTGTAGCATCAGGTGAAAAGCTCGGTTCCTGAACAGGTTTTCCTTCATTTAAACTGATTACTTTCCCAGATTTTAAATCTTTCACCTCAAACTTTCCAAGAAAAGAGTGTCTGTAGATAGGCTGGCTTTCTTTTTGCAGAAGAATTTTAGATTCATCGTTTGAAAATACATAACTTTCAAAGCTTCCCTCTACAATATTTCCTTCTTTCTGAGAAGTTTTATAAGAATATTTTGCAATTCCTGAAGGTTCAATAACAAGATAATTTTCTCCGTTTTTCATGGAAGTAATTCCTGCAATGCCTTTACCACGATAGTATCCTGAATATATTTTATCTAAAGTAATTTCCTGTGCTGACGCATGATGAAATGCCGCAGCTA from Chryseobacterium indologenes encodes the following:
- a CDS encoding S9 family peptidase gives rise to the protein MKKLLLTLTIAAAFHHASAQEITLDKIYSGYYRGKGIAGITSMKNGENYLVIEPSGIAKYSYKTSQKEGNIVEGSFESYVFSNDESKILLQKESQPIYRHSFLGKFEVKDLKSGKVISLNEGKPVQEPSFSPDATKVAFISDNNLFYQDLASGKITQITTDGKKNMILNGLADWVYEEEFGHAKQYEWTKNSDAIVFVKSDESQVPEIYIPIYGKNLYPVEMRYKYPKAGEKNSTVSAQLYRLDSKKIIPLNLGSFKNYYIPNVFQTAKADEMVLITSERIQNASDILKVNTQTGAVQKLFTETDDKWIETDSPTIEFLDDDSFLWASERDGNRHLYWYDKDGKLKKQVTKGNWEVTDYYGFNPKSKEIYIQTTEKGSINKVVSKVNIENGKSQLISNAEGNNAANFSKNYNYFIETSSTAAKPYTYVLKDGSGKTVKELQNNNDQLQKLKADNFVEKEFITIPNAVGDQMNAWIMKPKNFDPNKKYPLFMFQYSGPGSQQVANSWDNGNAMWFNHLVQKGYIVACVDGRGTGYKGAKYKKVTYMNLGKYEIEDQITAAKWFGNQSYVDKSRIGMFGWSFGGYMTSLAMTKGADVFKMGIAVAPVTNWRYYDSVYTERFMRTPQENPDGYDKNSPTEYAKLLKGKFLLIHGTADDNVHFQNSMELSEALIQNKKQFDFMAYPDKNHGIYGGQTRPQLYQKMTDFILNNL